A genomic window from Methylorubrum extorquens includes:
- a CDS encoding glutathione S-transferase has product MKLFHSHSSPFVRKVMVVAHELGLAERLELLPSAVHPVKRDRSVLAQHPLAQVPTLVLDNGEGLADSRVICEYLDAEAGGRLFPAGGDARWRALNEQSTADGVLDAALLIRYELTARPESERSAAWIEGQTAKIESALAWFEEQAEAVRDRVDIGTIALACALGYLDLRFSDIAWRDDAPRLAAWFARFEERPAMVATRPPAG; this is encoded by the coding sequence ATGAAGCTGTTCCACTCGCACAGCTCGCCCTTCGTGCGGAAGGTGATGGTGGTCGCCCACGAACTCGGCCTCGCCGAGCGGCTGGAGCTGCTGCCGAGCGCCGTCCATCCGGTCAAGCGCGACCGCTCGGTGTTGGCGCAGCATCCGCTCGCGCAGGTGCCGACCTTGGTCCTCGATAACGGCGAGGGCCTCGCCGACAGCCGGGTGATCTGCGAGTATCTCGACGCAGAGGCCGGCGGCCGGCTGTTCCCGGCCGGGGGCGACGCGCGCTGGCGGGCGCTCAACGAGCAATCCACCGCCGACGGCGTGCTCGATGCGGCCCTGCTGATCCGCTACGAACTGACCGCACGCCCCGAATCCGAGCGCTCGGCCGCCTGGATCGAGGGGCAGACCGCCAAGATCGAGAGCGCGCTGGCGTGGTTCGAGGAGCAGGCGGAGGCTGTGCGCGATCGGGTCGATATCGGCACCATCGCGCTCGCCTGCGCGCTCGGCTACCTCGACCTGCGCTTCTCCGACATCGCCTGGCGCGACGACGCCCCCCGGCTCGCAGCGTGGTTCGCGCGGTTCGAGGAGCGGCCCGCCATGGTCGCGACGCGCCCGCCCGCCGGGTAG
- a CDS encoding amidinotransferase — translation MDREPQITADSALVDDASSTGFSQGYEGRELGGHSPATRSPVMAWNEWDPLEEVIVGSLDGATIPTHHLTVIFNLPRAAQPFYRFASGWKYPKFMKKLAQAELDNFISILAGEGVKVRRPDTVDFSKKFKAPRWTSRGFCVACPRDPYLVIGDEIIESPMCWRSRYFEGDAYRSLFKEYFRNGARWTSAPRPQLTDDLYNYDYRVPNLKAGEPMQFTVNEFEPVFDAADFVRCGRDLFVTRSNVTNLMGIEWLRRHLGPGFRIHEIESRCPQPMHIDSSFMPLAPGKVLVNPDYIDVEKLPAVLKKWDVLIAPRPDPVEGFMSKISMCSPWTSINVLAIDEKKIVVDQSQPTLIKALKDWGFDPIPAPFLSYGPFGGSFHCATLDVRRRGVLKSYF, via the coding sequence ATGGATCGCGAGCCGCAGATCACGGCGGATTCCGCCTTGGTCGACGACGCCTCGTCGACGGGTTTTTCGCAGGGCTACGAGGGCCGTGAGCTGGGGGGACATTCCCCCGCCACCCGCAGCCCGGTGATGGCCTGGAACGAGTGGGATCCGCTGGAGGAGGTGATCGTCGGCTCGCTCGACGGCGCCACGATCCCGACCCACCACCTGACCGTGATCTTCAACCTGCCGCGGGCGGCCCAGCCGTTCTACCGCTTCGCCTCCGGCTGGAAATACCCGAAGTTCATGAAGAAGCTCGCACAGGCCGAGCTCGACAACTTCATCTCGATCCTGGCCGGCGAGGGCGTGAAGGTGCGCCGCCCGGATACGGTCGATTTCTCGAAGAAGTTCAAGGCGCCGCGCTGGACCTCCCGCGGGTTCTGCGTCGCCTGCCCGCGCGACCCGTATCTCGTGATCGGCGACGAGATCATCGAGAGCCCGATGTGCTGGCGCTCGCGCTACTTCGAGGGCGATGCCTACCGCTCGCTGTTCAAGGAATATTTTCGCAATGGCGCGCGGTGGACCTCCGCACCGCGTCCCCAGTTGACGGATGACCTCTACAACTACGACTACCGGGTGCCGAACCTGAAGGCCGGCGAACCGATGCAGTTCACGGTCAACGAGTTCGAGCCGGTCTTCGACGCCGCCGACTTCGTGCGCTGTGGCCGCGACCTGTTCGTGACCCGCTCGAACGTGACGAACCTGATGGGCATCGAGTGGCTGCGCCGCCACCTCGGCCCCGGCTTCCGCATCCACGAGATCGAGAGCCGCTGCCCGCAGCCGATGCACATCGATTCGTCGTTCATGCCGCTGGCGCCCGGCAAGGTGCTGGTCAACCCCGACTACATCGACGTCGAGAAGTTGCCGGCGGTGCTCAAGAAGTGGGACGTGCTGATCGCCCCGCGCCCCGACCCGGTCGAGGGCTTCATGAGCAAGATCTCGATGTGCTCGCCCTGGACCTCGATCAACGTGCTCGCCATCGACGAGAAGAAGATCGTCGTCGACCAGAGCCAGCCGACCCTGATCAAGGCCCTGAAGGATTGGGGCTTCGACCCGATCCCGGCGCCGTTCCTGTCCTACGGCCCGTTCGGCGGCTCGTTCCACTGCGCCACGCTCGACGTGCGCCGCCGCGGCGTGCTGAAGTCGTACTTCTAG
- a CDS encoding HpnL family protein, which translates to MKRLTTLASIVGLGTALALFLSSGVSDVTAAVVSAGWGTLAVVLARFLAVAWAGLGWHVLFPRGAGPTLRDCISLRFVREGINTLLPVAQVGGDFIGARLLTRTGTPGGMAGASMFVDLMTQAVTQLVFTVAGLLLLMQITGDGPMVRTVAGGVLVAIPALAAFYVIQRRSGHRLIEAALSRFAAGREWRALGAIDVLYENLRRLYGNRARVGAALLIHLVGWAIGTVEVWIALNAMGYSISFLDALVIESLAQAVRGAAFVVPGAIGAQEGGLIALGALFGIPPEAALALSLVKRVADLAVGLPSLALWNLMERKGAAPAETDGTETVREGLGAIRARLGRRSGAAPLAPAYGFSAARNPAPLSSDNEAGALQKCA; encoded by the coding sequence ATGAAGCGTCTCACAACTTTGGCATCGATCGTTGGACTGGGCACGGCGCTCGCGCTGTTCCTGTCTTCCGGCGTGTCCGATGTCACCGCCGCGGTCGTGAGCGCGGGCTGGGGGACGCTCGCCGTCGTGCTCGCCCGCTTCCTGGCGGTCGCCTGGGCGGGCCTCGGCTGGCATGTGCTGTTCCCCCGCGGCGCCGGCCCCACCCTGCGCGACTGCATCTCGCTTCGCTTCGTGCGCGAGGGCATCAACACGCTCCTGCCGGTGGCGCAGGTCGGCGGCGACTTCATCGGCGCGCGTCTGCTCACCCGCACGGGCACGCCCGGCGGCATGGCCGGCGCCAGCATGTTCGTCGATCTGATGACCCAGGCGGTCACGCAGCTCGTCTTCACCGTCGCCGGGCTTCTCCTGTTGATGCAGATCACCGGCGACGGGCCGATGGTCCGCACCGTCGCGGGCGGCGTGCTGGTCGCCATCCCGGCGCTGGCCGCCTTCTACGTCATCCAGCGCCGCAGCGGTCACCGCCTGATCGAGGCGGCGCTCAGCCGCTTCGCTGCGGGCCGCGAGTGGCGCGCGCTCGGCGCGATCGACGTGCTCTACGAGAACCTGCGTCGCCTCTACGGCAACCGCGCCCGCGTCGGCGCGGCGCTGCTGATCCACCTCGTCGGCTGGGCCATCGGCACCGTCGAGGTGTGGATCGCGCTGAACGCGATGGGCTATTCCATCAGCTTCCTCGACGCCCTGGTGATCGAGAGCCTCGCCCAGGCCGTGCGCGGTGCCGCCTTCGTCGTGCCCGGCGCCATCGGCGCCCAAGAGGGCGGCCTGATCGCCCTGGGCGCCCTGTTCGGCATCCCGCCGGAGGCCGCGCTGGCCCTCTCGCTCGTCAAGCGCGTCGCCGACCTTGCCGTCGGCTTGCCGAGCCTCGCCCTGTGGAACCTGATGGAGCGCAAAGGCGCGGCGCCTGCCGAAACCGACGGCACCGAGACGGTGCGCGAGGGGCTCGGGGCGATCCGGGCGCGGCTCGGCCGCCGCTCGGGCGCTGCCCCGCTCGCCCCGGCCTACGGCTTCTCCGCCGCCCGGAACCCCGCCCCCCTTTCCTCCGACAACGAAGCTGGAGCGCTCCAGAAGTGCGCCTGA